A part of Rhodohalobacter barkolensis genomic DNA contains:
- a CDS encoding MlaD family protein, whose amino-acid sequence MKNEVKIGVTVLLAIIVAVVGFRFMRDVPIFRQTLEVSAVFERGDGINRGSLVNLKGVKVGSVSRVQLTQDNQVRITMQLNEDLKLPENSVASLTSLGIVEGKSIVIEMGDSENNVEYGGEIEGNYVEGVTEVLSSKGEQLAGDVSESLSELNNFLRQLNATLDDDTRMTVDQTLRNADSAMKTISETLTQNQQEIDSAISAASKTMMQLDTLTTNNRPRVDSLMVSLEENINELSKVRVQLEEASTSLNEILDKINRGEGTVGKLVNDPSLYENMDQLSKELSELVKGINEDPGRYLKHMDIIELF is encoded by the coding sequence ATGAAAAACGAAGTTAAAATTGGAGTTACGGTATTGCTGGCTATTATTGTAGCCGTTGTGGGATTCCGTTTCATGCGGGATGTACCCATCTTTCGCCAAACACTTGAGGTATCCGCCGTCTTTGAACGAGGTGACGGAATCAATCGCGGTAGTTTGGTAAACCTGAAAGGTGTAAAGGTTGGATCGGTAAGCAGAGTTCAGTTAACCCAGGATAATCAGGTGCGTATTACCATGCAGCTCAATGAAGATCTGAAATTACCTGAAAATTCTGTTGCTAGTCTCACCTCTTTAGGAATTGTAGAGGGTAAGTCTATCGTAATAGAAATGGGAGATTCTGAGAATAATGTAGAATACGGTGGTGAAATTGAAGGCAATTATGTTGAAGGAGTAACGGAAGTATTGAGTAGTAAGGGCGAACAACTTGCAGGGGATGTATCAGAATCTCTATCTGAACTAAACAATTTTTTAAGACAATTAAACGCAACGCTGGATGATGACACCCGAATGACGGTAGATCAAACACTGCGAAATGCAGACTCTGCGATGAAAACGATATCCGAAACACTTACGCAGAATCAACAGGAAATTGATAGTGCAATCTCTGCGGCCAGTAAAACTATGATGCAGCTGGATACATTGACTACAAATAACCGTCCGCGAGTTGACAGCTTAATGGTTTCACTGGAAGAGAATATAAACGAATTAAGTAAAGTACGGGTCCAGTTAGAAGAGGCCTCTACAAGCTTAAACGAGATTCTGGATAAAATTAACCGTGGAGAAGGCACGGTTGGTAAACTCGTGAATGACCCGTCACTGTACGAAAATATGGATCAGCTATCCAAAGAGTTGAGCGAGTTGGTGAAGGGAATTAATGAGGATCCCGGACGTTATCTGAAGCATATGGATATCATTGAATTATTCTGA